The following are encoded in a window of Cygnus atratus isolate AKBS03 ecotype Queensland, Australia chromosome 8, CAtr_DNAZoo_HiC_assembly, whole genome shotgun sequence genomic DNA:
- the ZNF648 gene encoding zinc finger protein 648: MDVKVDWGSERNTCDTGEKQSNYSRKTTEEVGHKPNLQEEVDMNYSETSSPCCNSAGLPGKQELPTELQSEDKETYETCYQKRGESTAGIFVPSSTNFDLQCEDKDAERCSSERSKKPRRRARGDNENAILGGVFDEDVEPISGEALPYRCKKCGASFQGMSELQEHKQTHLVENSYRCPVCAKEFFRAANLRMHKLIHSSDRPHKCPECDKGFIRTADVWRHLRNVHKIERSMVILGNGMARNPWSIVHRNQQTVEYTDQPCAENHKAEEEDCKPYACPTCGKGFDKPNLLSKHKVIHRQEKPYKCQECGMAFVQLLRLKRHQQTHSGERPFYCEECGGTFTRLASLQRHQRIHTGEKPYSCDYCGHSFTESGTLRRHERTHKLDKS; the protein is encoded by the coding sequence ATGGATGTGAAGGTGGACTGGGGCTCTGAGAGGAACACTTGTGACACAGGTGAGAAGCAGTCAAATTATTCCAGAAAGACCACTGAGGAGGTGGGCCACAAACCTAACCTTCAGGAGGAGGTAGACATGAATTACTCAGAGACATCCAGTCCTTGTTGCAACTCTGCTGGACTGCCAGGTAAGCAGGAGCTTCCAACGGAGTTGCAGAGTGAAGACAAGGAAACCTATGAGACCTGCTACCAGAAACGAGGTGAGAGCACAGCTGGGATATTTGTCCCCTCCAGTACCAACTTTGACCTGCAGTGTGAAGATAAAGATGCAGAGCGCTGTTCCTCCGAGCGCTCCAAGAAGCCACGGAGAAGAGCGCGTGGTGATAATGAAAATGCCATTCTTGGTGGTGTGTTTGATGAGGATGTGGAACCCATCTCTGGAGAAGCTTTGCCATATCGGTGCAAGAAGTGTGGTGCCTCTTTCCAGGGTATGAGCGAGCTGCAGGAACATAAGCAAACTCACCTCGTGGAAAACTCCTATCGTTGTCCTGTCTGTGCCAAAGAGTTCTTCCGCGCAGCCAATTTGCGAATGCACAAGCTGATCCATTCTAGTGACAGGCCGCACAAATGTCCGGAGTGCGACAAGGGTTTCATTCGCACGGCTGATGTCTGGAGGCATCTACGCAACGTGCACAAGATAGAGCGCTCCATGGTGATTTTGGGAAATGGCATGGCTAGGAACCCCTGGTCGATTGTGCACCGTAACCAGCAGACTGTTGAGTACACCGACCAGCCTTGTGCAGAGAACCACAAGGCTGAGGAAGAAGACTGTAAGCCTTATGCCTGTCCGACGTGCGGCAAAGGTTTCGATAAGCCTAACCTGCTTTCCAAACACAAGGTGATCCACCGGCAAGAGAAGCCCTATAAGTGTCAGGAATGTGGCATGGCGTTTGTGCAGCTGCTCAGACTGAAAAGACACCAGCAGACTCACTCCGGGGAGCGCCCCTTCTACTGCGAGGAGTGCGGAGGGACGTTCACCCGGCTGGCATCGCTCCAGCGCCACCAGCGCATCCACACCGGGGAAAAACCCTACTCCTGCGACTACTGTGGTCACTCCTTCACTGAGTCGGGTACCCTCCGGAGGCACGAGCGCACGCACAAACTGGACAAATCGTAA